Proteins encoded together in one Diabrotica undecimpunctata isolate CICGRU chromosome 3, icDiaUnde3, whole genome shotgun sequence window:
- the LOC140437271 gene encoding uncharacterized protein isoform X2 translates to MSFPRSHFTDNFDADSARDNFPFNRNANRDDYFKSTLDNLAKRHPELAEHFQDINQRPRSRSRPAEELKSRFRRPFGDKFPFDDEDDFDIDPSQYTQHFYPQEFHQSDGRYPQTSFYQESPRGKSSSAYPQADQAEATSTQHSYPPEFHQSDGRYPQTSFYQETPREGNSSSAYPQADQAEATPTQPQPSLHTETTAQPPQKPCPQEKERPGIQQSNTVDLGQRQEPIDDRNQRSMSAPPVGESKKRYTSSINIPINVPSENMSQSQQPEQKSNERIIPIQVEGVDVPVFPKNPNIPPPQSHPMPDRFGHRPEPFPRAFQDEHFTRQNIPHNFQQYHPQHPSQPQYYQHPKDDIPIPVQRDNYERKQQPQQQQHQQHQHQQQQHPQQQPHQQQQHQQQPQQHYQPSPPSQQQQPIPQATEEQEAKPASQDRRPTPIEQIQEIQKDVSSLMEQVEKFTGKSRDKQYLYLDEMLTRNLIKLDNIDTQGQDTIRLARKEAIKCIQQAIALLESQASTEEKMDVDQKVADGETKDTNMDKPDEKSEISNEQKNVEETKNIEVTENSQKKGTQPDQLPVNPNSESEINASAKQETAATVSKESVDEVASVDNKESKDAAESDEKKGKKT, encoded by the coding sequence accGATAATTTTGACGCCGATTCTGCCAGAGATAACTTTCCATTTAATAGGAATGCCAATAGAGACGACTATTTCAAATCCACACTTGACAATTTGGCAAAACGTCATCCGGAATTAGCCGAGCATTTTCAAGATATAAATCAGCGTCCCAGATCCAGAAGTAGACCGGCTGAGGAGCTTAAAAGTCGATTTAGAAGACCATTCGGTGACAAGTTTCCGTTTGATGACGAAGACGATTTCGATATAGACCCCTCACAATACACCCAACATTTTTATCCTCAAGAGTTTCATCAGTCAGACGGTAGATATCCACAAACCAGTTTTTATCAAGAATCTCCCAGAGGCAAAAGCAGTTCCGCTTATCCACAAGCAGATCAAGCTGAAGCTACTTCAACTCAACATTCTTATCCTCCAGAGTTTCATCAGTCAGACGGTAGATATCCACAAACCAGTTTTTATCAAGAAACTCCCAGAGAAGGCAACAGCAGTTCCGCTTATCCACAAGCAGATCAAGCTGAAGCTACTCCAACTCAACCTCAACCATCCCTGCACACCGAAACAACTGCCCAACCTCCGCAGAAACCTTGCCCTCAGGAAAAAGAAAGGCCTGGTATTCAACAAAGTAATACAGTAGATTTAGGTCAGAGGCAGGAACCAATTGATGATAGAAATCAAAGGTCTATGTCAGCACCACCTGTTGGAGAATCGAAGAAAAGATATACTTCTAGCATAAATATTCCAATAAACGTACCTTCCGAAAATATGTCTCAAAGTCAACAGCCAGAGCAGAAATCAAATGAAAGGATTATTCCGATTCAAGTAGAAGGAGTGGATGTACCAGTCTTCCCAAAAAATCCTAACATACCTCCACCACAGTCGCATCCCATGCCAGACAGATTTGGACATCGTCCGGAACCTTTTCCAAGAGCTTTTCAAGATGAACATTTCACTCGGCAAAATATACCTCATAATTTCCAGCAGTATCATCCACAACATCCATCACAACCACAATATTACCAACATCCTAAAGATGATATTCCTATTCCTGTACAAAGAGATAACTATGAGAGAAAGCAGCAACCACAACAACAGCAGCATCAACAACACCAACATCAACAACAGCAGCATCCACAACAACAACCGCATCAACAGCAGCAGCACCAACAACAGCCTCAGCAACACTACCAACCGTCTCCACCTTCTCAACAACAGCAACCAATACCACAAGCAACGGAAGAGCAAGAAGCTAAACCTGCTTCTCAAGACCGCAGACCTACTCCCATAGAGCAAATTCAAGAAATTCAAAAAGATGTTTCTAGTTTAATGGAACAGGTTGAAAAGTTTACAGGGAAATCTAGAGATAAGCAGTATCTATATTTAGACGAAATGTTGACAAGAAATCTAATTAAATTAGATAATATAGACACTCAAGGACAAGATACCATCCGTCTGGCTAGAAAAGAAGCGATTAAATGTATACAGCAAGCCATTGCTCTATTAGAAAGTCAAGCGTCGACGGAAGAAAAAATGGATGTAGATCAAAAAGTTGCTGATGGAGAAACAAAAGACACCAACATGGATAAACCAGATGAAAAAAGCGAAATATCAAACGAACAAAAGAATGTCGAGGAAactaaaaatatagaagttaCTGAGAACTCCCAAAAGAAGGGGACCCAACCTGACCAGTTACCAGTGAATCCTAACAGTGAATCTGAAATTAACGCATCTGCTAAACAAGAAACAGCGGCCACAGTTTCCAAAGAATCTGTTGACGAAGTAGCTTCAGTAGATAATAAAGAAAGCAAAGATGCAGCAGAGAGCGATGAAAAAAAGGGAAAGAAAACAtaa
- the LOC140437271 gene encoding uncharacterized protein isoform X1 yields the protein MHHRSQKSRNTTDNFDADSARDNFPFNRNANRDDYFKSTLDNLAKRHPELAEHFQDINQRPRSRSRPAEELKSRFRRPFGDKFPFDDEDDFDIDPSQYTQHFYPQEFHQSDGRYPQTSFYQESPRGKSSSAYPQADQAEATSTQHSYPPEFHQSDGRYPQTSFYQETPREGNSSSAYPQADQAEATPTQPQPSLHTETTAQPPQKPCPQEKERPGIQQSNTVDLGQRQEPIDDRNQRSMSAPPVGESKKRYTSSINIPINVPSENMSQSQQPEQKSNERIIPIQVEGVDVPVFPKNPNIPPPQSHPMPDRFGHRPEPFPRAFQDEHFTRQNIPHNFQQYHPQHPSQPQYYQHPKDDIPIPVQRDNYERKQQPQQQQHQQHQHQQQQHPQQQPHQQQQHQQQPQQHYQPSPPSQQQQPIPQATEEQEAKPASQDRRPTPIEQIQEIQKDVSSLMEQVEKFTGKSRDKQYLYLDEMLTRNLIKLDNIDTQGQDTIRLARKEAIKCIQQAIALLESQASTEEKMDVDQKVADGETKDTNMDKPDEKSEISNEQKNVEETKNIEVTENSQKKGTQPDQLPVNPNSESEINASAKQETAATVSKESVDEVASVDNKESKDAAESDEKKGKKT from the coding sequence accGATAATTTTGACGCCGATTCTGCCAGAGATAACTTTCCATTTAATAGGAATGCCAATAGAGACGACTATTTCAAATCCACACTTGACAATTTGGCAAAACGTCATCCGGAATTAGCCGAGCATTTTCAAGATATAAATCAGCGTCCCAGATCCAGAAGTAGACCGGCTGAGGAGCTTAAAAGTCGATTTAGAAGACCATTCGGTGACAAGTTTCCGTTTGATGACGAAGACGATTTCGATATAGACCCCTCACAATACACCCAACATTTTTATCCTCAAGAGTTTCATCAGTCAGACGGTAGATATCCACAAACCAGTTTTTATCAAGAATCTCCCAGAGGCAAAAGCAGTTCCGCTTATCCACAAGCAGATCAAGCTGAAGCTACTTCAACTCAACATTCTTATCCTCCAGAGTTTCATCAGTCAGACGGTAGATATCCACAAACCAGTTTTTATCAAGAAACTCCCAGAGAAGGCAACAGCAGTTCCGCTTATCCACAAGCAGATCAAGCTGAAGCTACTCCAACTCAACCTCAACCATCCCTGCACACCGAAACAACTGCCCAACCTCCGCAGAAACCTTGCCCTCAGGAAAAAGAAAGGCCTGGTATTCAACAAAGTAATACAGTAGATTTAGGTCAGAGGCAGGAACCAATTGATGATAGAAATCAAAGGTCTATGTCAGCACCACCTGTTGGAGAATCGAAGAAAAGATATACTTCTAGCATAAATATTCCAATAAACGTACCTTCCGAAAATATGTCTCAAAGTCAACAGCCAGAGCAGAAATCAAATGAAAGGATTATTCCGATTCAAGTAGAAGGAGTGGATGTACCAGTCTTCCCAAAAAATCCTAACATACCTCCACCACAGTCGCATCCCATGCCAGACAGATTTGGACATCGTCCGGAACCTTTTCCAAGAGCTTTTCAAGATGAACATTTCACTCGGCAAAATATACCTCATAATTTCCAGCAGTATCATCCACAACATCCATCACAACCACAATATTACCAACATCCTAAAGATGATATTCCTATTCCTGTACAAAGAGATAACTATGAGAGAAAGCAGCAACCACAACAACAGCAGCATCAACAACACCAACATCAACAACAGCAGCATCCACAACAACAACCGCATCAACAGCAGCAGCACCAACAACAGCCTCAGCAACACTACCAACCGTCTCCACCTTCTCAACAACAGCAACCAATACCACAAGCAACGGAAGAGCAAGAAGCTAAACCTGCTTCTCAAGACCGCAGACCTACTCCCATAGAGCAAATTCAAGAAATTCAAAAAGATGTTTCTAGTTTAATGGAACAGGTTGAAAAGTTTACAGGGAAATCTAGAGATAAGCAGTATCTATATTTAGACGAAATGTTGACAAGAAATCTAATTAAATTAGATAATATAGACACTCAAGGACAAGATACCATCCGTCTGGCTAGAAAAGAAGCGATTAAATGTATACAGCAAGCCATTGCTCTATTAGAAAGTCAAGCGTCGACGGAAGAAAAAATGGATGTAGATCAAAAAGTTGCTGATGGAGAAACAAAAGACACCAACATGGATAAACCAGATGAAAAAAGCGAAATATCAAACGAACAAAAGAATGTCGAGGAAactaaaaatatagaagttaCTGAGAACTCCCAAAAGAAGGGGACCCAACCTGACCAGTTACCAGTGAATCCTAACAGTGAATCTGAAATTAACGCATCTGCTAAACAAGAAACAGCGGCCACAGTTTCCAAAGAATCTGTTGACGAAGTAGCTTCAGTAGATAATAAAGAAAGCAAAGATGCAGCAGAGAGCGATGAAAAAAAGGGAAAGAAAACAtaa